A window of the Salarias fasciatus chromosome 7, fSalaFa1.1, whole genome shotgun sequence genome harbors these coding sequences:
- the mon2 gene encoding protein MON2 homolog isoform X6: MSTSSPEAVKKLLENMQTDLRSLSMECKKKFPPVKEAAESGIVKIKTIAARNTDILAALKENSSEVVQPFLMGCGTKEPKITQLCLAAIQRLMSHEVVSEAAAGNIINMLWQLMENGLEELKLLQTVLVLLTTNTVVHDEVLSKAIVLCFRLHFTKDNITNNTAAATVRQVVTVVFERMVAEDERFEGIVEQPPPVQGNTNRRSVSTLRPSAKDAYMLFQDLCQLVNADAPYWLVGMTEMTRTFGLELLESVLNDFPGVFLQHQEFSFLLKERVCPLVIKLFSPNIKFRQGSSSAASPAPVEKPYFPICMRLLRVVSVLIKHFYSLLVTECEIFLSLLVKFLDGEKPQWLRAVAVESVHRLCVQPHLLRSFCQSYDMKQHSTKVFRDIVNALGSFIQSLFIVPNASNAAAVSAPAGGSGSGTQGAAQGGPGAGGVSGALTTQAAFEYRGTWIPLMTVSVQGSAKATYLEMLDKVEPPSIPEGYAMSVAFSALLDLVRGITSMIERELAAEEEAAAQFREAHPDQEWKPQAGAHLVWEEMVSACWCGLLAALSLLLDASTDETATENILKAELTMASLCGRLGLVTPRDAFITAICKASLPPHYALTVLSSNAANLSSKAYSIQGQSVQIISPSSESHQQVVAVGQPLTAQPQGTVVLTAKNIQCMRTLLNLAHCHGAVLGTSWQLVLATLQHLVWILGLKPGVGGALKPGRAVEGPSTVLTTAVMTDLPVISNILSRLFESSQYLDDVSLHHLINALCSLSLEAMEMAYGNNKEPSLFAVAKLLETGLVNMDRIEILWRPLTGHLLEVCQHPNSRMREWGAEALTALIKAGLAYKHDPPLAQNQRLQLLLLNPLKELSNVLQADIRQKQLESVLQILQSQGDCLGPGWPLVLGVIGAIRNDQGESLIRTAFQCLQLVVTDFLPTMPCTCLQIVVDVAGSFGLQNQELNISLTSIGLLWNISDYFFQRGEAITQELEREEEALQKQAQEKGETLNRPFHPAPPFDCLWLCLYAKLGELCVDPRPAVRKSAGQTLFSTIAAHGTLLQQPTWHIVVWKVLFQLLDCVRTSSTTADKEKIESGGGNILIHHSRDTAEKQWAETWVLTLAGVARIFNTRRYLLQQLSDFFEAWEVLLNHIQSAALSKNNEVSLAALKSFQEILQIVTPVKDSDKAGDALAAMGVPPVLIDPLSASGPGRPLVRSDSLVERLTRYNGAEMQAPPPGEESALEDSALWWSAWNTWYRTGTDSTRPPSGPAEKFSFIPSQPFLTALIQIFPALYQHIKANFSMEDLKKLGVILHGAVSVPISSDASPFILPSYTEAVLTSLQEAVLTALDVLQKAICVGPENLQVMYPAIFEQLLLFVEFSCKPPQYGRMETKHVANAKYNQIQLFAPAEWVALNYVPFAERSLEVVVDLYHKTACHKAVINEKVLQNIIKTLRMPLGLKYACPSESTWKLAVSSLLKVLSIGLPVARQHASSGRFDTMWPELANAFEDFLFTKSVPPDNLSIQEFQKNEAVDVEVVQLISTEILPFANFIPKDFVGQIMAMLNKGSIHSQSPSFTEAEIDVRMREEFSKVCFETLLQFSFSNKVSTPQEGYISRMALSVLLKRSQDVLRRYVDDERLSGRCPLPRQQVTEIIFVLKAISTLMDSLKKTQPENVDGNTWAQVIALYPTLVECITCSSSEVSAALKEALGPFKDFMQPPISKVQNGES, encoded by the exons GCTGCAGCGGGGAACATCATCAACATGCTGTGGCAGCTGATGGAAAACGGtttggaggagctgaagctgttACAGACGGTCCTCGTCCTGCTAACCACAAACACAGTCGTTCACGATGAAGTTCTTTCGAAG GCCATTGTCTTGTGTTTCCGTCTCCACTTCACCAAGGACAACATCACCAACAACACAGCGGCCGCCACCGTCAGGCAGGTCGTCACTGTGGTGTTTGAGAGGATGGTGGCTGAGGATGAGCGCTTTGAAG GCATAGTGGAGCAGCCGCCTCCGGTTCAGGGAAACACCAACCGGCGGTCTGTCAGCACCCTGAGACCCAGTGCCAAGGACGCATACATGCTGTTCCAG GACTTGTGCCAGCTGGTGAACGCCGACGCCCCCTACTGGCTGGTGGGGATGACTGAGATGACCCGGACGTttggcctggagctgctggagtctgTTCTGAACGACTTCCCGGGTGTCTTCCTTCAG CACCAGGAGTTCAGCTTCCTCCTCAAAGAACGAGTGTGTCCCCTCGTCATCAAGCTCTTCTCCCCCAACATCAAGTTCCGGcagggcagcagcagcgccgcctcGCCGGCCCCCGTGGAGAAACCTTACTTCCCCATCTGCATGAGGCTGCTGCGGGTGGTCTCAGTGCTCATCAAACACTTCTACAGCTTACTG gtgACGGAGTGTGAGATCTTTCTGTCGTTGCTGGTGAAGTTTCTGGATGGCGAGAAGCCGCAGTGGCTCAGAGCAGTGGCAGTGGAATCGGTCCACAGGCTGTGTGTGCAGCCTCATTTATTACG cTCGTTTTGTCAGTCCTACGACATGAAGCAGCACTCCACTAAAGTGTTCAGAGACATCGTCAATGCCCTGGGCTCCTTCATCCAGTCCCTCTTTATTGTGCCCAATGCGAGCAACGCGGCGGCCGTCAGCGCACCTGCTG GCGGCTCGGGTTCAGGGACGCAGGGCGCGGCGCAGGGCGGCCCCGGAGCAGGAGGGGTCAGCGGCGCCCTGACCACACAGGCTGCATTTGAATATCGTGGCACCTGGATCCCTCTCATGACTGTCAGCGTTCAGGGCAGCGCCAAAGCAACCTA TTTAGAGATGCTGGACAAGGTTGAGCCCCCCTCCATCCCAGAGGGCTACGCCATGTCTGTGGCCTTCAGTGCGCTGCTGGACCTGGTGAGGGGAATCACCTCCATGATTGAGAGGGAGctggcggcggaggaggaggcggctgcTCAGTTCAGGGAGGCTCACCCTGACCAGGAGTGGAAGCCACAAGCTG GAGCCCACCTGGTTTGGGAGGAGATGGTGAGCGCCTGCTGGTGCGGCCTGCTGgctgctctgtctctgctgctggacgccAG CACCGATGAGACCGCCACTGAGAACATCCTGAAAGCTGAGCTGACCATGGCTTCGCTGTGCGGCCGCCTGGGCCTGGTGACGCCGCGTGACGCCTTCATCACGGCGATCTGCAAGGCCTCTCTGCCGCCGCACTACGCCCTCACAGTCCTCAGCAGCAACGCTGCGAACCTCTCCAGTAAAG CGTACTCCATCCAGGGCCAGAGTGTGCAGATTATCAGCCCCTCCAGCGAATCGCACCAGCAGGTGGTCGCCGTGGGGCAGCCGCTCACCGCTCAGCCCCAGGGCACCGTGGtg CTGACTGCCAAGAACATCCAGTGTATGCGCACCCTGTTGAACCTGGCGCACTGCCACGGGGCCGTGCTGGGCACCTCCTGGCAGCTGGTCTTGGCTACACTCCAG CACCTGGTGTGGATCCTGGGTCTAAAGCCTGGTGTGGGCGGTGCCCTGAAGCCGGGCCGAGCAGTGGAGGGACCCAGCACG GTGCTGACCACAGCAGTGATGACAGACCTTCCCGTCATCTCCAACATCCTGTCCAGACTGTTCGAGAGCTCTCA GTACTTGGACGACGTTTCCTTACATCACCTGATCAATGCCCTCTGTTCGCTGTCACTGGAGGCGATGGAAATGGCTTATGGAAACAACAAG GAACCGTCTCTGTTTGCGGTCGCTAAGTTGCTGGAAACTGGCCTGGTCAACATGGATCGTATCGAGATCTTGTGGAGACCCCTCACTGGCCATTTACTGGAG GTCTGCCAGCACCCGAACTCCAGGATGAGGGAGTGGGGGGCGGAGGCGCTGACAGCACTGATCAAAGCTGGGCTCGCATATAAGCACGATCCTCCTCTGGCTCAAAACcag cggctgcagctcctgctgctgaaccCCCTGAAGGAGTTGTCCAACGTGCTGCAGGCAGACATTCGACAGAAACAGCTGGAGAGTGTCCTGCAGATCCTGCAGAGCCAGGGAGACTGCCTGGGGCCCGGCTGGCCCCTCGTACTGGGTGTCATTGGAGCCATCCGCAATGATCAAGG TGAGTCGTTGATCCGAACAGCCTTCCAGTGCCTGCAGTTGGTAGTGACAGACTTCCTGCCCACCATGCCTTGCACGTGCCTCCAGATCGTAGTGGATGTGGCCGGCAGCTTcggcctgcagaaccaggagctTAACATCAGCCTCACGTCCATCGGTTTACTG TGGAATATTTCAGACTACTTCTTCCAAAGGGGGGAAGCGATCACCcaggagctggagagggaggaggaagccCTGCAGAAGCAGGCTCAGGAAAAAGGGGAGACCCTGAACAGGCCgttccaccccgccccgcccttcGACTGCCTCTGGCTGTGCCTGTACGCCAAGCTGGGCGAGCTGTGCGTGGACCCGCGGCCCGCCGTGCGCAAAAGCGCCGGGCAGACGCTGTTCTCCACCATCGCTGCCCATGGcaccctgctgcagcagccgaCCTGGCATATCGTGGTCTGGAAG gtcctgtttcagctgctggactGCGTCAGGACGTCCTCCACCACAGCGGACAAGGAGAAGATCGAGTCGGGAGGCGGGAACATCCTCATTCACCACTCGCGTGACACCGCCGAGAAGCAGTGGGCCGAGACGTGGGTGCTGACGCTGGCGGGGGTGGCCCGCATCTTCAACACCAGACGATATCTCCTCCAGCAACTCA GTGATTTCTTCGAGGCCTGGGAGGTGCTGCTCAACCACATTCAGTCTGCCGCCCTCAGCAAAAACAACGAGGTCTCGCTGGCCGCGCTCAAGAGCTTCCAGGAGATCCTGCAGATCGTCACGCCCGTTAAAGACTCGGATAAAGCGGGCGACGCCCTTGCCGCCATGGGCGTCCCCCCAGTGCTCATAGACCCCCTCTCGGCCTCCGGGCCCGGCAGACCCCTGGTGCGTTCGGACTCGCTCGTGGAGCGCTTGACGCGGTACAACGGCGCCGAGATGCAGGCCCCCCCGCCGGGCGAGGAGTCGGCCTTAGAGGACTCCGCCCTGTGGTGGTCGGCGTGGAACACGTGGTACCGAACGGGAACGGACAGCACGAGGCCCCCCAGCGGCCCCGCCGAGAAGTTCTCCTTCATCCCCAGCCAGCCCTTCCTCACGGCGCTGATCCAGATCTTCCCGGCGCTCTACCAGCACATCAAAGCCAACTTCAGCATGGAGGACCTGAAGAAGCTCGGGGTCATCCTCCACGGCGCCGTGTCCGTGCCTATCAGCAGCGACGCCTCGCCCTTCATCCTGCCCTCCTACACCGAGGCGGTCCTCAccagcctgcaggaggcggtGCTCACCGCTCTGGATGTTTTACAGAAG GCCATCTGTGTGGGCCCCGAGAACCTGCAGGTCATGTACCCGGCCATCTTtgaacagctgctgctttttgtGGAGTTCTCCTGCAAGCCTCCCCAGTACGGCCGGATGGAAACCAAACACGTGGCGAATGCGAAATACAACCAG ATCCAGCTGTTTGCACCG GCCGAATGGGTTGCCTTAAACTATGTGCCCTTTGCTGAGCGTTCcttggaggtggtggtggaccTGTACCATAAAACGGCGTGCCACAAGGCGGTCATCAATGAGAAAGTTCTACAGAACATCATCAAG ACCTTAAGGATGCCTCTGGGTCTGAAGTACGCCTGTCCGTCGGAGAGCACCTGGAAGCTGGCCGTCTCCTCGCTGCTCAAGGTGCTGTCCATCGGGCTGCCGGTGGCGCGCCAGCACGCCTCGTCCGGGAGGTTTGACACCATGTGGCCGGAGCTGGCCAACGCCTTTGAAGACTTTCTTTTCACCAAAAG CGTCCCGCCAGACAACCTGTCGATCCAGGAGTTCCAGAAGAACGAAGCCGTTGATGTAGAG GTGGTCCAGTTGATCAGCACCGAGATTTTACCGTTTGCTAATTTTATCCCCAAAGACTTTGTGGGTCAGATCATGGCGATGCTCAATAAAGGCTCAATTCACTCGCAGTCGCCCTCGTTCACAG AGGCGGAGATCGACGTGCGGATGAGGGAGGAGTTTTCCAAGGTGTGTTTTGAGACCCTGCTGCAGTTTTCCTTCAGCAACAAGGTGTCGACCCCGCAGGAGGGCTACATCTCCCGCATGGCGCTCTCCGTGCTCCTCAAGAGGTCCCAGGACGTCCTGCGGCGCTACGTGGACGacgagaggctgagcggacgcTGCCCGCTGCCGAG GCAACAAGTGACGGAGATTATCTTTGTCCTGAAAGCTATCAGCACTTTGATGGATTCACTTAAAAAGACGCAGCCCGAAAACG TGGACGGCAACACGTGGGCTCAGGTGATCGCCCTGTACCCCACGCTGGTGGAGTGCATCACGTGCTCCTCGTCGGAGGTGAGCGCGGCCCTGAAGGAGGCCCTGGGGCCCTTTAAAGACTTTATGCAGCCACCCATCTCCAAAGTCCAGAACGGGGAGTCCTGA
- the mon2 gene encoding protein MON2 homolog isoform X4, protein MSTSSPEAVKKLLENMQTDLRSLSMECKKKFPPVKEAAESGIVKIKTIAARNTDILAALKENSSEVVQPFLMGCGTKEPKITQLCLAAIQRLMSHEVVSEAAAGNIINMLWQLMENGLEELKLLQTVLVLLTTNTVVHDEVLSKAIVLCFRLHFTKDNITNNTAAATVRQVVTVVFERMVAEDERFEGIVEQPPPVQGNTNRRSVSTLRPSAKDAYMLFQDLCQLVNADAPYWLVGMTEMTRTFGLELLESVLNDFPGVFLQHQEFSFLLKERVCPLVIKLFSPNIKFRQGSSSAASPAPVEKPYFPICMRLLRVVSVLIKHFYSLLVTECEIFLSLLVKFLDGEKPQWLRAVAVESVHRLCVQPHLLRSFCQSYDMKQHSTKVFRDIVNALGSFIQSLFIVPNASNAAAVSAPAGGSGSGTQGAAQGGPGAGGVSGALTTQAAFEYRGTWIPLMTVSVQGSAKATYLEMLDKVEPPSIPEGYAMSVAFSALLDLVRGITSMIERELAAEEEAAAQFREAHPDQEWKPQAGAHLVWEEMVSACWCGLLAALSLLLDASTDETATENILKAELTMASLCGRLGLVTPRDAFITAICKASLPPHYALTVLSSNAANLSSKAYSIQGQSVQIISPSSESHQQVVAVGQPLTAQPQGTVVLTAKNIQCMRTLLNLAHCHGAVLGTSWQLVLATLQHLVWILGLKPGVGGALKPGRAVEGPSTVLTTAVMTDLPVISNILSRLFESSQYLDDVSLHHLINALCSLSLEAMEMAYGNNKEPSLFAVAKLLETGLVNMDRIEILWRPLTGHLLEKVCQHPNSRMREWGAEALTALIKAGLAYKHDPPLAQNQRLQLLLLNPLKELSNVLQADIRQKQLESVLQILQSQGDCLGPGWPLVLGVIGAIRNDQGESLIRTAFQCLQLVVTDFLPTMPCTCLQIVVDVAGSFGLQNQELNISLTSIGLLWNISDYFFQRGEAITQELEREEEALQKQAQEKGETLNRPFHPAPPFDCLWLCLYAKLGELCVDPRPAVRKSAGQTLFSTIAAHGTLLQQPTWHIVVWKVLFQLLDCVRTSSTTADKEKIESGGGNILIHHSRDTAEKQWAETWVLTLAGVARIFNTRRYLLQQLSDFFEAWEVLLNHIQSAALSKNNEVSLAALKSFQEILQIVTPVKDSDKAGDALAAMGVPPVLIDPLSASGPGRPLVRSDSLVERLTRYNGAEMQAPPPGEESALEDSALWWSAWNTWYRTGTDSTRPPSGPAEKFSFIPSQPFLTALIQIFPALYQHIKANFSMEDLKKLGVILHGAVSVPISSDASPFILPSYTEAVLTSLQEAVLTALDVLQKAICVGPENLQVMYPAIFEQLLLFVEFSCKPPQYGRMETKHVANAKYNQIQLFAPAEWVALNYVPFAERSLEVVVDLYHKTACHKAVINEKVLQNIIKTLRMPLGLKYACPSESTWKLAVSSLLKVLSIGLPVARQHASSGRFDTMWPELANAFEDFLFTKSVPPDNLSIQEFQKNEAVDVEVVQLISTEILPFANFIPKDFVGQIMAMLNKGSIHSQSPSFTEAEIDVRMREEFSKVCFETLLQFSFSNKVSTPQEGYISRMALSVLLKRSQDVLRRYVDDERLSGRCPLPRQQVTEIIFVLKAISTLMDSLKKTQPENVDGNTWAQVIALYPTLVECITCSSSEVSAALKEALGPFKDFMQPPISKVQNGES, encoded by the exons GCTGCAGCGGGGAACATCATCAACATGCTGTGGCAGCTGATGGAAAACGGtttggaggagctgaagctgttACAGACGGTCCTCGTCCTGCTAACCACAAACACAGTCGTTCACGATGAAGTTCTTTCGAAG GCCATTGTCTTGTGTTTCCGTCTCCACTTCACCAAGGACAACATCACCAACAACACAGCGGCCGCCACCGTCAGGCAGGTCGTCACTGTGGTGTTTGAGAGGATGGTGGCTGAGGATGAGCGCTTTGAAG GCATAGTGGAGCAGCCGCCTCCGGTTCAGGGAAACACCAACCGGCGGTCTGTCAGCACCCTGAGACCCAGTGCCAAGGACGCATACATGCTGTTCCAG GACTTGTGCCAGCTGGTGAACGCCGACGCCCCCTACTGGCTGGTGGGGATGACTGAGATGACCCGGACGTttggcctggagctgctggagtctgTTCTGAACGACTTCCCGGGTGTCTTCCTTCAG CACCAGGAGTTCAGCTTCCTCCTCAAAGAACGAGTGTGTCCCCTCGTCATCAAGCTCTTCTCCCCCAACATCAAGTTCCGGcagggcagcagcagcgccgcctcGCCGGCCCCCGTGGAGAAACCTTACTTCCCCATCTGCATGAGGCTGCTGCGGGTGGTCTCAGTGCTCATCAAACACTTCTACAGCTTACTG gtgACGGAGTGTGAGATCTTTCTGTCGTTGCTGGTGAAGTTTCTGGATGGCGAGAAGCCGCAGTGGCTCAGAGCAGTGGCAGTGGAATCGGTCCACAGGCTGTGTGTGCAGCCTCATTTATTACG cTCGTTTTGTCAGTCCTACGACATGAAGCAGCACTCCACTAAAGTGTTCAGAGACATCGTCAATGCCCTGGGCTCCTTCATCCAGTCCCTCTTTATTGTGCCCAATGCGAGCAACGCGGCGGCCGTCAGCGCACCTGCTG GCGGCTCGGGTTCAGGGACGCAGGGCGCGGCGCAGGGCGGCCCCGGAGCAGGAGGGGTCAGCGGCGCCCTGACCACACAGGCTGCATTTGAATATCGTGGCACCTGGATCCCTCTCATGACTGTCAGCGTTCAGGGCAGCGCCAAAGCAACCTA TTTAGAGATGCTGGACAAGGTTGAGCCCCCCTCCATCCCAGAGGGCTACGCCATGTCTGTGGCCTTCAGTGCGCTGCTGGACCTGGTGAGGGGAATCACCTCCATGATTGAGAGGGAGctggcggcggaggaggaggcggctgcTCAGTTCAGGGAGGCTCACCCTGACCAGGAGTGGAAGCCACAAGCTG GAGCCCACCTGGTTTGGGAGGAGATGGTGAGCGCCTGCTGGTGCGGCCTGCTGgctgctctgtctctgctgctggacgccAG CACCGATGAGACCGCCACTGAGAACATCCTGAAAGCTGAGCTGACCATGGCTTCGCTGTGCGGCCGCCTGGGCCTGGTGACGCCGCGTGACGCCTTCATCACGGCGATCTGCAAGGCCTCTCTGCCGCCGCACTACGCCCTCACAGTCCTCAGCAGCAACGCTGCGAACCTCTCCAGTAAAG CGTACTCCATCCAGGGCCAGAGTGTGCAGATTATCAGCCCCTCCAGCGAATCGCACCAGCAGGTGGTCGCCGTGGGGCAGCCGCTCACCGCTCAGCCCCAGGGCACCGTGGtg CTGACTGCCAAGAACATCCAGTGTATGCGCACCCTGTTGAACCTGGCGCACTGCCACGGGGCCGTGCTGGGCACCTCCTGGCAGCTGGTCTTGGCTACACTCCAG CACCTGGTGTGGATCCTGGGTCTAAAGCCTGGTGTGGGCGGTGCCCTGAAGCCGGGCCGAGCAGTGGAGGGACCCAGCACG GTGCTGACCACAGCAGTGATGACAGACCTTCCCGTCATCTCCAACATCCTGTCCAGACTGTTCGAGAGCTCTCA GTACTTGGACGACGTTTCCTTACATCACCTGATCAATGCCCTCTGTTCGCTGTCACTGGAGGCGATGGAAATGGCTTATGGAAACAACAAG GAACCGTCTCTGTTTGCGGTCGCTAAGTTGCTGGAAACTGGCCTGGTCAACATGGATCGTATCGAGATCTTGTGGAGACCCCTCACTGGCCATTTACTGGAG aag GTCTGCCAGCACCCGAACTCCAGGATGAGGGAGTGGGGGGCGGAGGCGCTGACAGCACTGATCAAAGCTGGGCTCGCATATAAGCACGATCCTCCTCTGGCTCAAAACcag cggctgcagctcctgctgctgaaccCCCTGAAGGAGTTGTCCAACGTGCTGCAGGCAGACATTCGACAGAAACAGCTGGAGAGTGTCCTGCAGATCCTGCAGAGCCAGGGAGACTGCCTGGGGCCCGGCTGGCCCCTCGTACTGGGTGTCATTGGAGCCATCCGCAATGATCAAGG TGAGTCGTTGATCCGAACAGCCTTCCAGTGCCTGCAGTTGGTAGTGACAGACTTCCTGCCCACCATGCCTTGCACGTGCCTCCAGATCGTAGTGGATGTGGCCGGCAGCTTcggcctgcagaaccaggagctTAACATCAGCCTCACGTCCATCGGTTTACTG TGGAATATTTCAGACTACTTCTTCCAAAGGGGGGAAGCGATCACCcaggagctggagagggaggaggaagccCTGCAGAAGCAGGCTCAGGAAAAAGGGGAGACCCTGAACAGGCCgttccaccccgccccgcccttcGACTGCCTCTGGCTGTGCCTGTACGCCAAGCTGGGCGAGCTGTGCGTGGACCCGCGGCCCGCCGTGCGCAAAAGCGCCGGGCAGACGCTGTTCTCCACCATCGCTGCCCATGGcaccctgctgcagcagccgaCCTGGCATATCGTGGTCTGGAAG gtcctgtttcagctgctggactGCGTCAGGACGTCCTCCACCACAGCGGACAAGGAGAAGATCGAGTCGGGAGGCGGGAACATCCTCATTCACCACTCGCGTGACACCGCCGAGAAGCAGTGGGCCGAGACGTGGGTGCTGACGCTGGCGGGGGTGGCCCGCATCTTCAACACCAGACGATATCTCCTCCAGCAACTCA GTGATTTCTTCGAGGCCTGGGAGGTGCTGCTCAACCACATTCAGTCTGCCGCCCTCAGCAAAAACAACGAGGTCTCGCTGGCCGCGCTCAAGAGCTTCCAGGAGATCCTGCAGATCGTCACGCCCGTTAAAGACTCGGATAAAGCGGGCGACGCCCTTGCCGCCATGGGCGTCCCCCCAGTGCTCATAGACCCCCTCTCGGCCTCCGGGCCCGGCAGACCCCTGGTGCGTTCGGACTCGCTCGTGGAGCGCTTGACGCGGTACAACGGCGCCGAGATGCAGGCCCCCCCGCCGGGCGAGGAGTCGGCCTTAGAGGACTCCGCCCTGTGGTGGTCGGCGTGGAACACGTGGTACCGAACGGGAACGGACAGCACGAGGCCCCCCAGCGGCCCCGCCGAGAAGTTCTCCTTCATCCCCAGCCAGCCCTTCCTCACGGCGCTGATCCAGATCTTCCCGGCGCTCTACCAGCACATCAAAGCCAACTTCAGCATGGAGGACCTGAAGAAGCTCGGGGTCATCCTCCACGGCGCCGTGTCCGTGCCTATCAGCAGCGACGCCTCGCCCTTCATCCTGCCCTCCTACACCGAGGCGGTCCTCAccagcctgcaggaggcggtGCTCACCGCTCTGGATGTTTTACAGAAG GCCATCTGTGTGGGCCCCGAGAACCTGCAGGTCATGTACCCGGCCATCTTtgaacagctgctgctttttgtGGAGTTCTCCTGCAAGCCTCCCCAGTACGGCCGGATGGAAACCAAACACGTGGCGAATGCGAAATACAACCAG ATCCAGCTGTTTGCACCG GCCGAATGGGTTGCCTTAAACTATGTGCCCTTTGCTGAGCGTTCcttggaggtggtggtggaccTGTACCATAAAACGGCGTGCCACAAGGCGGTCATCAATGAGAAAGTTCTACAGAACATCATCAAG ACCTTAAGGATGCCTCTGGGTCTGAAGTACGCCTGTCCGTCGGAGAGCACCTGGAAGCTGGCCGTCTCCTCGCTGCTCAAGGTGCTGTCCATCGGGCTGCCGGTGGCGCGCCAGCACGCCTCGTCCGGGAGGTTTGACACCATGTGGCCGGAGCTGGCCAACGCCTTTGAAGACTTTCTTTTCACCAAAAG CGTCCCGCCAGACAACCTGTCGATCCAGGAGTTCCAGAAGAACGAAGCCGTTGATGTAGAG GTGGTCCAGTTGATCAGCACCGAGATTTTACCGTTTGCTAATTTTATCCCCAAAGACTTTGTGGGTCAGATCATGGCGATGCTCAATAAAGGCTCAATTCACTCGCAGTCGCCCTCGTTCACAG AGGCGGAGATCGACGTGCGGATGAGGGAGGAGTTTTCCAAGGTGTGTTTTGAGACCCTGCTGCAGTTTTCCTTCAGCAACAAGGTGTCGACCCCGCAGGAGGGCTACATCTCCCGCATGGCGCTCTCCGTGCTCCTCAAGAGGTCCCAGGACGTCCTGCGGCGCTACGTGGACGacgagaggctgagcggacgcTGCCCGCTGCCGAG GCAACAAGTGACGGAGATTATCTTTGTCCTGAAAGCTATCAGCACTTTGATGGATTCACTTAAAAAGACGCAGCCCGAAAACG TGGACGGCAACACGTGGGCTCAGGTGATCGCCCTGTACCCCACGCTGGTGGAGTGCATCACGTGCTCCTCGTCGGAGGTGAGCGCGGCCCTGAAGGAGGCCCTGGGGCCCTTTAAAGACTTTATGCAGCCACCCATCTCCAAAGTCCAGAACGGGGAGTCCTGA